One window of the Candidatus Jettenia sp. genome contains the following:
- a CDS encoding sigma-70 family RNA polymerase sigma factor: protein MREENNRRKEFEEIAMRHIDSLYNMALRLILNKEEAEDLVQETYLKAYRFFNTFEKGTNIKAWLFKILRNTFINKYRKTMSMPNEFFYEDTESLNNHVTYDQEKRSEEPSDTLESKYTDLSNLMEDDVKHAIDSLPLEYREAVLLSDVEELPYKDIAEITNVPIGTIKSRLNRGRKLLQKSLREYAKDRGFIKRKK from the coding sequence ATGAGGGAAGAAAATAACAGAAGGAAAGAATTTGAAGAAATTGCCATGAGGCATATCGATTCCCTCTATAATATGGCATTGCGCCTGATACTTAATAAAGAGGAAGCCGAAGACCTTGTTCAGGAAACGTATTTAAAAGCATACCGGTTTTTTAATACTTTTGAAAAGGGGACAAATATAAAAGCCTGGCTTTTTAAAATCCTTCGAAATACTTTTATCAATAAGTATCGAAAAACGATGAGTATGCCGAATGAGTTCTTTTACGAGGATACGGAATCACTCAATAATCATGTAACCTATGATCAGGAAAAGAGATCCGAAGAACCATCAGATACTTTAGAAAGTAAATATACTGATTTGAGTAACTTAATGGAAGATGATGTAAAGCATGCAATCGACAGCCTGCCTCTTGAATACCGGGAAGCTGTCTTGCTGTCAGATGTGGAGGAATTGCCTTATAAAGATATTGCGGAAATTACAAATGTGCCAATCGGAACCATAAAATCTAGACTTAACAGAGGAAGAAAATTACTCCAAAAGAGTCTGCGAGAATATGCGAAAGACAGAGGCTTTATTAAGAGGAAAAAATAA
- the bioF gene encoding 8-amino-7-oxononanoate synthase, translating to MGIDFILDELKGLKDRSLMREYRTIEGPQGPHIQIQGKTYLSFCSNNYLGLANHPKIKQAAIEAIHQYGWGTGASRLVSGNMILHEKLEKKIAEFKGTEAALLFPTGYMANMGALCALVTKGDLVIGDKLNHASIVDGCRQSGATFRIYPHNNIHKLASLLQRSASFRRKLIVTDSVFSMDGDIAPLPEIVEIAKRYDAMLMIDDAHATGVFGRQGKGMIEHYGLEGKIDIIMGSLSKAIGSIGGFIAGSNYLIDFLKNKARSFIYTTALPPSLCAASLAGLTLIQEDIFLIDRLWSNINYVKFRLSEFIHTIAVESPIVPIVIGSAKDTLGLSEILYKRGILIPAIRPPTVPSGTSRLRISLMATHTEEDINRLLDTLKDIGFLISKNHKTSDQ from the coding sequence ATGGGGATAGATTTTATTTTAGATGAGCTAAAAGGATTAAAAGACCGCTCCCTCATGCGTGAGTATAGAACTATCGAAGGTCCGCAGGGTCCCCATATTCAAATCCAGGGCAAAACATATTTATCATTCTGTTCAAATAACTATCTTGGACTTGCCAATCATCCAAAAATAAAACAGGCTGCTATTGAAGCTATCCATCAATACGGATGGGGTACTGGTGCTTCACGATTGGTTTCCGGAAATATGATACTTCATGAAAAACTTGAAAAGAAAATTGCAGAGTTTAAGGGAACGGAGGCCGCTCTGCTATTCCCAACTGGTTACATGGCCAATATGGGTGCTTTATGTGCCCTTGTCACAAAAGGAGACCTTGTTATTGGAGATAAGCTGAATCACGCAAGTATTGTTGACGGCTGTCGCCAATCCGGTGCAACCTTCCGCATCTATCCTCATAATAATATCCATAAATTAGCATCATTATTACAAAGGTCTGCTTCATTCCGCAGAAAGTTAATCGTTACTGATAGTGTATTTAGTATGGATGGTGATATTGCACCGTTACCAGAAATTGTAGAGATTGCCAAAAGATACGATGCCATGCTTATGATAGACGATGCTCATGCAACAGGGGTGTTTGGAAGACAGGGGAAAGGTATGATTGAACACTACGGGCTTGAGGGAAAGATCGATATTATTATGGGATCATTGAGTAAGGCCATCGGTAGTATTGGTGGATTCATTGCCGGAAGTAACTACCTTATTGACTTCTTAAAGAATAAAGCCCGTTCTTTCATCTACACAACAGCCTTGCCTCCTTCCCTATGTGCCGCATCATTAGCAGGATTAACACTTATCCAGGAGGATATATTTCTTATTGATAGGTTATGGAGTAATATTAACTATGTAAAATTCCGGTTATCGGAATTTATCCACACGATAGCAGTAGAAAGCCCGATCGTTCCTATCGTTATTGGATCGGCAAAAGATACTCTTGGTTTATCCGAGATACTCTACAAAAGAGGTATTTTAATTCCTGCGATTCGGCCACCTACCGTGCCCTCAGGTACGAGTCGGTTGCGGATCTCCTTAATGGCTACCCATACCGAAGAGGATATAAACAGGTTACTGGATACTTTGAAAGATATTGGATTTTTAATCTCTAAGAATCATAAAACCTCAGATCAATAA
- a CDS encoding zf-HC2 domain-containing protein, whose amino-acid sequence MSCIDTMKYLHEFMDRELHEPHYVMIQKHLGHCDECRQRYEFEKGIRSLVKAYCTNITAPVYLQNRILSQLNSLDAEDTKHAVKEIIYQRNPQRTFLSSRLYAAAASILLFLAGGIFYYSNYYDNDPASIVDNAVKNHVVAVNNNLVFNEKTSVVGEVNKYLGNTINTNLDNSSPVLDAKQIRTGGIPVRSYGANSPCVIFDKGGNKLSLQTIHKNTLSTRNLERVRLGSKEFYIGNCRGFNAVLWQEDGITYCLTSDINISEMLRFAKGLTSY is encoded by the coding sequence ATGTCTTGTATTGATACGATGAAATATCTTCATGAATTCATGGATAGAGAACTCCATGAACCTCATTATGTAATGATTCAAAAACATCTTGGCCACTGTGATGAATGCCGTCAAAGGTATGAATTTGAAAAGGGTATTCGATCTTTAGTGAAAGCATACTGCACAAACATCACGGCTCCTGTATATCTTCAAAATAGAATCCTTAGCCAGCTTAATTCTCTTGATGCTGAGGACACCAAGCACGCTGTTAAAGAAATTATTTATCAACGAAATCCACAACGCACATTCCTTTCCTCCCGCTTATACGCAGCAGCAGCATCCATACTTCTCTTTCTGGCAGGTGGTATTTTTTATTACTCAAATTATTATGATAACGATCCCGCATCTATTGTTGATAATGCTGTAAAAAACCATGTTGTAGCGGTAAATAACAATTTGGTGTTTAATGAGAAAACCTCTGTTGTCGGTGAAGTAAATAAATATCTTGGAAATACTATAAATACCAACCTGGATAATTCATCTCCTGTTCTGGATGCAAAACAAATCCGTACTGGAGGAATACCTGTTCGATCTTATGGAGCAAATAGTCCGTGTGTTATCTTTGATAAGGGCGGTAATAAACTGTCACTCCAAACAATACACAAAAATACCCTCTCAACGAGAAATCTAGAAAGAGTCCGACTAGGGTCTAAAGAATTTTATATAGGAAACTGCCGTGGATTTAATGCTGTATTATGGCAAGAGGATGGTATCACTTACTGCCTTACCTCAGATATTAACATAAGCGAGATGTTGAGATTTGCAAAAGGTCTTACTTCATACTAA
- a CDS encoding 4Fe-4S binding protein, whose amino-acid sequence MRLDLGAIAKAGSSKANQTGSWRNFKPIFHQEKCIGCSLCKIYCPEGCVTMVEKKKYTVDYTYCKGCGICAEECSSSDIDMVVEEK is encoded by the coding sequence ATGAGATTAGATTTAGGCGCAATTGCCAAAGCTGGTTCTAGTAAGGCAAATCAGACAGGAAGCTGGAGAAATTTTAAGCCAATCTTTCACCAGGAAAAATGTATTGGCTGCAGCCTCTGTAAAATCTATTGCCCCGAAGGTTGTGTTACCATGGTAGAAAAAAAGAAATATACCGTCGATTATACCTATTGTAAAGGCTGTGGAATATGTGCTGAGGAGTGCTCTTCGAGTGATATTGACATGGTAGTGGAGGAGAAGTAA
- a CDS encoding pyruvate ferredoxin oxidoreductase subunit gamma gives MIEIRVHGRGGQGSVTAAELLGFAAHSDGKYAQAFPSFGSERMGAPVQAFVRISDKPIRIRSQVYKPNYVIVQDPTLLEVINVLDGLQEDGLLLINSKKKAAELGVNTTIKVKTIPAMEIALEVIGRPIMNTTLLGAFAAATGEISLEGIRKAIHHKFPGSVGEKNIAAVLKAFDFIKKESL, from the coding sequence TTGATCGAGATCAGGGTTCATGGACGAGGGGGGCAAGGTTCCGTGACAGCAGCAGAATTATTAGGTTTTGCAGCTCATAGTGATGGAAAATATGCGCAGGCATTTCCATCATTTGGATCAGAAAGGATGGGAGCGCCTGTTCAGGCATTTGTTCGAATTAGTGATAAGCCTATCCGTATCAGAAGCCAGGTTTATAAACCTAATTATGTTATTGTACAAGACCCCACACTCTTAGAGGTAATTAATGTCCTTGATGGATTACAAGAAGACGGACTGTTGTTAATTAATTCGAAGAAAAAGGCGGCTGAATTAGGTGTAAATACTACTATCAAAGTAAAGACAATTCCGGCTATGGAAATTGCTTTAGAAGTAATCGGAAGACCCATTATGAACACAACCCTTCTGGGAGCTTTTGCTGCGGCCACCGGCGAGATTAGCTTAGAAGGTATTCGTAAGGCAATTCATCATAAATTTCCAGGTTCGGTAGGAGAAAAGAATATTGCAGCCGTATTGAAGGCTTTTGATTTTATTAAAAAGGAGTCATTATGA
- a CDS encoding cyclase family protein yields MSFYDVTLTISNTLITWPTDPSVAIRKTSLISQGDSSNVSELKFGSHCGTHIDAPYHFEENGIKIDQIPLDYLIGNATVFDIKNKEKIDLDEVKLLQLKGVKRVIFKTINSAYWKLSEFKKDFVYITKEAAQYLVDNEVKLIGIDYLSVEKFESTYADTHRILLRKDVVIIEGLDLSNIKAGNYELIALPLKIKDGDGSPARVILKSIS; encoded by the coding sequence ATGAGCTTCTACGACGTTACACTCACAATATCAAATACCCTCATTACCTGGCCTACTGACCCGTCTGTAGCTATCCGAAAAACAAGCTTGATTTCTCAAGGCGATTCCAGTAATGTATCCGAATTAAAATTCGGCTCACATTGCGGAACCCATATTGATGCGCCCTATCATTTTGAAGAAAACGGCATCAAAATAGATCAAATCCCCTTAGATTACCTCATAGGAAATGCAACGGTATTCGATATAAAAAATAAAGAAAAGATTGATTTGGATGAGGTAAAGTTATTACAATTAAAAGGCGTTAAAAGAGTTATTTTTAAGACTATTAACTCTGCTTACTGGAAACTCTCAGAGTTTAAAAAAGATTTCGTATATATCACAAAAGAAGCTGCCCAATACTTAGTCGATAACGAGGTAAAACTCATAGGGATAGATTATCTTTCTGTTGAAAAATTTGAAAGTACCTATGCTGATACCCATCGTATCCTGTTAAGAAAAGACGTTGTCATTATTGAAGGCCTCGACTTAAGTAACATAAAAGCAGGTAATTATGAATTGATTGCATTACCATTAAAGATAAAGGATGGTGATGGAAGCCCGGCACGGGTAATTTTAAAAAGTATATCATAA
- the porA gene encoding pyruvate ferredoxin oxidoreductase — MSTTFIEGSIAVAKTVGVCRPQVISAYPITPQTHIVEHLSELVANGELKCEYVNVESEHSAASVVLGASATGARTYTATTSQGFLLMIEVLFNIAGMRLPIVMTCVNRAVSAPINIWNDQQDSLTARDSGWIQLYAEDNQEASDMHLQAFKIAENKDVMLPVMVCMDGFILTHSFDPIELITQEQADKFLPPFTPQYYLTPKNPLSFGTMVGPDGYMETRYFIEKTMHASLQVISDVAADFHNQFGRFQGGLIDTYKVEDASLVLVAMGSIIGTIKDIVDELRAKGQKIGVLKVRSYRPFPKDEIYKALSHVREIAVVEKAVSLGYGGILANEIKSVFYGKPKTPKINGYILGLGGRDITVDTIHQVIKDSVNVLSEEKFIGLNEALIKR; from the coding sequence ATGAGTACAACATTTATTGAAGGCTCAATCGCTGTAGCAAAAACCGTAGGTGTTTGCAGACCACAGGTAATCTCCGCTTACCCTATCACACCGCAGACACATATTGTTGAACATCTTTCGGAGTTGGTAGCAAATGGAGAGCTAAAATGTGAATATGTGAATGTAGAAAGTGAACATTCCGCTGCGTCCGTAGTTCTTGGTGCAAGTGCCACCGGAGCAAGGACCTATACAGCTACTACATCTCAGGGATTTTTGCTTATGATCGAGGTACTCTTTAATATTGCCGGTATGCGGCTCCCGATCGTTATGACCTGTGTCAATCGGGCTGTATCTGCCCCCATTAATATCTGGAACGATCAACAGGATTCTTTAACAGCCCGAGACAGCGGCTGGATACAACTCTATGCTGAGGATAACCAGGAAGCAAGCGATATGCATCTTCAGGCATTCAAAATCGCTGAAAACAAAGATGTCATGCTTCCGGTAATGGTATGTATGGATGGCTTTATTCTTACCCACTCATTTGATCCTATAGAACTCATCACCCAGGAACAAGCAGACAAATTTTTGCCACCTTTTACACCACAATATTACTTAACACCAAAAAATCCGCTCTCCTTCGGTACTATGGTAGGACCGGATGGGTATATGGAAACTCGTTATTTCATCGAAAAGACGATGCATGCCTCGCTACAAGTTATTAGCGATGTTGCAGCCGACTTTCATAATCAATTTGGCCGTTTTCAAGGAGGACTTATTGATACCTATAAGGTCGAAGATGCCTCACTCGTACTGGTGGCTATGGGTTCGATTATCGGTACGATAAAGGATATAGTTGATGAACTGAGGGCAAAGGGACAAAAAATAGGTGTCCTTAAGGTTCGCTCATACCGGCCCTTTCCCAAAGATGAAATTTACAAAGCGTTGAGCCATGTAAGAGAGATTGCTGTGGTGGAGAAAGCCGTCTCTTTGGGTTATGGTGGCATATTAGCAAATGAGATTAAAAGCGTATTCTATGGTAAACCTAAAACACCAAAAATTAATGGATATATCTTAGGTTTAGGTGGACGCGATATCACGGTAGATACCATACATCAGGTTATTAAAGACAGCGTAAACGTCTTGTCTGAAGAAAAGTTTATAGGACTCAACGAAGCGTTGATTAAACGATAA
- the alr gene encoding alanine racemase — protein sequence MHRPTWVEIDLSALRYNVLALKRKIGPEVKIMGIVKADAYGHGDYEVSKILINQGVEMLGIAILEEGIRLREKGIKVPILLLGGLFEEQIPSVIEYDLTPTVYDLKLASVLSKRAVYLNKIVKVHMYVDTGMGSIGVKYTRAVEFIQGIQEMKNIFIEGIYTHCSCSDERDSEYTNLQIKRFREVLTAPETINMGIPLRHMANSGAILGCFDAYFTMVRPGLVLYGLYPSEEVSREIGIRPVMSFKTRIIHIKDMEPGDVVGYGRGYRITRPTRVATLPLGYDDGYSRLLSNRGKVIIRGVKAPIIGRICMDQCFVDVSYIKEVSVGDEVVLYGIQGQESIAVESVAKQLNTIPYEIVCNVSKRVPRVYIN from the coding sequence ATGCATAGACCAACATGGGTTGAAATTGATTTGAGTGCCCTCAGATATAACGTATTGGCCCTGAAGAGGAAGATTGGGCCGGAAGTAAAAATTATGGGTATTGTCAAAGCAGATGCCTATGGTCACGGTGATTATGAAGTAAGTAAAATTCTGATAAATCAGGGTGTTGAGATGCTTGGTATAGCTATCCTTGAAGAGGGCATCCGCCTGAGGGAAAAAGGGATAAAAGTGCCGATATTACTTCTGGGAGGGCTCTTTGAGGAACAAATACCCAGTGTTATTGAATACGATTTAACACCAACTGTTTATGACCTGAAGCTTGCCTCTGTATTATCAAAGAGGGCAGTATATTTGAATAAGATTGTAAAAGTCCATATGTATGTGGATACCGGCATGGGGAGTATTGGTGTGAAGTACACCAGGGCTGTAGAATTTATACAGGGTATACAAGAGATGAAAAATATTTTCATCGAAGGGATCTATACTCACTGCTCATGTTCTGATGAAAGGGATTCAGAGTATACCAATCTACAAATAAAAAGATTCCGAGAGGTGTTAACAGCTCCTGAGACAATCAATATGGGTATTCCTTTAAGACATATGGCAAATAGCGGTGCTATCCTTGGTTGCTTTGATGCTTATTTTACTATGGTTAGACCAGGCCTGGTGTTGTATGGGTTATATCCTTCAGAAGAGGTATCAAGGGAGATTGGCATTCGACCTGTGATGAGCTTTAAGACAAGGATTATTCATATTAAGGATATGGAACCAGGGGATGTTGTCGGTTATGGCAGAGGGTACAGGATTACCAGACCTACCCGTGTTGCAACCCTTCCCTTAGGGTATGATGATGGCTATAGTCGATTACTCTCCAATCGGGGAAAGGTTATTATAAGGGGCGTAAAAGCACCTATTATTGGCCGTATTTGTATGGATCAATGTTTTGTGGATGTAAGCTATATAAAAGAGGTATCGGTAGGGGATGAAGTTGTGCTTTATGGTATTCAGGGGCAAGAGTCGATAGCGGTAGAATCGGTTGCGAAACAGTTAAACACTATTCCCTACGAGATTGTTTGTAATGTAAGCAAACGTGTACCGAGGGTTTATATCAATTGA
- a CDS encoding thiamine pyrophosphate-dependent enzyme produces MTTTLTAPTEHACGPLLAAGHTACTGCGEALAAKLVLGAAGSNIIVTDATGCLEVFTTRFPQSSWEVPFIHSLFENSAAVASGIEAALRALGRQNEAKVIAQGGDGGTADIGLQALSGMLERGHDILYVCYDNEAYMNTGVQRSGLTPFDCMTTTSPYGEYSWGNKHNKKDMPGIAAAHGIPYVATASVAFPKDIENKVKKALTITGPKYIQIHSPCPLGWRSNPQLTIKVAKLAVETGLYPIFEIENGKVTKVRKVKTPKTPVEEYLKIQGRFAHLFKSAKAKEEIQKIQEIADRNIEKYGLA; encoded by the coding sequence ATGACTACAACACTGACAGCCCCAACAGAACACGCATGTGGCCCTCTTTTAGCAGCCGGGCATACTGCCTGTACGGGGTGTGGTGAAGCGCTTGCCGCAAAACTGGTATTAGGTGCAGCCGGTTCTAATATTATAGTAACAGATGCCACTGGATGTCTGGAGGTCTTTACCACGCGGTTCCCTCAATCCTCATGGGAAGTCCCTTTTATCCATTCCTTGTTTGAGAACTCCGCTGCAGTTGCCTCAGGCATTGAAGCAGCCTTAAGGGCACTAGGAAGGCAAAACGAGGCAAAAGTTATTGCACAGGGTGGTGATGGCGGAACAGCCGACATTGGCTTACAAGCACTCAGCGGTATGCTGGAAAGAGGACACGATATCCTTTACGTTTGTTATGATAACGAGGCATATATGAATACCGGTGTCCAGCGAAGCGGTTTGACGCCATTTGATTGTATGACAACAACCAGTCCTTATGGAGAATACTCCTGGGGAAATAAGCATAACAAAAAGGACATGCCCGGCATTGCTGCCGCACATGGCATCCCCTACGTTGCTACAGCATCAGTGGCATTCCCGAAGGATATAGAAAATAAGGTAAAGAAGGCGCTTACGATAACAGGCCCAAAATACATCCAGATCCATTCTCCCTGTCCGCTCGGGTGGAGATCAAATCCTCAGCTTACCATTAAAGTCGCCAAACTAGCCGTAGAAACAGGATTATACCCTATTTTTGAAATAGAAAATGGCAAGGTAACAAAGGTGAGAAAGGTAAAAACTCCAAAAACCCCGGTTGAAGAATATCTAAAGATCCAAGGCCGTTTTGCACATCTCTTCAAATCAGCAAAAGCAAAAGAAGAGATACAAAAGATACAGGAGATTGCGGATAGGAATATAGAAAAGTATGGATTAGCATAA
- a CDS encoding transposase, producing the protein MARPLRIQYEDALYHVTCRGNERKAIFKDDHDKNVFLELLHDGLKTYTIILYCYVLMDNHFHLLLETPLANLSEFMRWFNITYTSHYNKRHKRIGHLYQGRYKSILVEKKGYLHTVSRYIHVNPVRTKQEGNLSLSERVKYLKNYTWSSLLGYIDDIRRSSILDIEYARILESYGGDNTKGRKLYWETICNDVSTGIDIREKVIGGSVLGSDTFMKWVRDTFLPAKSREIPSVQRLKRYIAKEAIIDALCKETNKSFDEIKRERGILRQIAMDLLYRVGGLSGTEIGEMMEVDYSTVSQGRKRLREKLKNDNHIAQIIKRVEVDLSTIKI; encoded by the coding sequence ATGGCAAGACCCTTACGGATACAATACGAAGATGCATTATACCATGTTACATGCCGAGGTAACGAGCGGAAGGCGATATTCAAAGACGATCATGACAAGAATGTGTTTCTTGAGTTGTTGCATGATGGGCTGAAAACTTATACTATCATCCTGTACTGTTATGTCCTCATGGATAATCACTTCCATCTGCTTTTAGAAACACCCCTTGCTAATCTCAGTGAATTTATGAGATGGTTTAACATTACCTACACATCTCACTACAATAAAAGACATAAAAGGATTGGCCATTTGTATCAGGGAAGATATAAAAGTATTCTCGTGGAAAAGAAAGGTTATCTGCATACGGTATCCCGATATATCCATGTAAACCCGGTGAGAACAAAACAGGAAGGGAATCTGTCGTTGTCAGAAAGGGTGAAATATTTAAAGAACTACACGTGGAGCAGCCTTTTGGGCTATATCGATGATATCCGGAGGAGTAGTATTCTTGATATTGAGTATGCCAGGATACTTGAGTCATATGGAGGGGATAACACAAAAGGAAGGAAATTGTACTGGGAAACTATTTGTAATGATGTATCGACAGGTATTGATATAAGAGAGAAGGTTATTGGAGGAAGTGTGCTGGGGAGTGATACGTTTATGAAATGGGTAAGAGATACATTTTTACCAGCGAAATCACGTGAAATTCCATCGGTACAGCGGTTAAAAAGATATATCGCAAAAGAGGCAATCATTGATGCGCTCTGCAAAGAGACGAACAAAAGTTTTGATGAAATAAAAAGGGAGCGGGGTATACTAAGGCAAATAGCTATGGACTTGTTATACCGGGTTGGTGGACTTAGCGGAACTGAGATAGGAGAAATGATGGAGGTAGACTATAGTACGGTGAGCCAGGGGAGAAAACGATTACGAGAAAAACTGAAAAACGATAACCATATTGCTCAGATTATCAAAAGGGTCGAGGTTGATTTGTCAACAATAAAGATTTGA
- a CDS encoding sigma-54 dependent transcriptional regulator, whose translation MKTILVVDDEIGILESFRMILKDTYRVLTANDGLKALEILRNESVNLVILDIIMPGMAGLDVLKEINKTYHDIDTIIVTAIKTVKTAIDSMKLGASDYIVKPFDVEEIKLIIDKILHSRELSQEVAYLRSEINKDFEFNNIIGQCPTMRQIVDTVMRVAKGNSPALIRGESGTGKELIARAIHVQSSRNAKPFIAVSCPNLHDNLLESELFGHEKGAFTNATDKKTGRFELANGGTIFLDEISEMSLANQAKLLRVLQEYEFVRVGGTKTINIDVRLIAATNVDLKTAIAKGTFREDLFYRINVVPIDLPPLRERKEDIPLLINHYFQKYKKEFHSKAKRIHPSAMKLLENYLWPGNIRELKNVIERVLTLYGDSDVILGEHLPLEIRKEFNYPTSHNLTNPVELSGIESLDEIVSRIEKEIIEKALQKANGRQTRAAQFLKTTRRILKYKMSKLGITT comes from the coding sequence ATGAAAACTATCCTGGTAGTTGATGATGAAATAGGAATACTTGAATCGTTTAGAATGATATTAAAAGATACCTACAGGGTTCTTACTGCCAATGATGGTTTAAAAGCGTTAGAAATCCTCCGTAATGAGAGTGTTAATTTAGTAATCCTCGATATTATCATGCCGGGAATGGCAGGACTGGACGTCCTTAAAGAAATCAATAAAACATATCACGATATCGATACCATAATAGTCACAGCGATAAAAACGGTTAAAACAGCTATTGATTCCATGAAACTAGGCGCTTCTGATTATATTGTAAAACCGTTTGATGTGGAAGAAATCAAACTCATTATCGATAAAATACTCCATTCAAGAGAACTCTCGCAGGAGGTAGCATATCTTCGCTCTGAAATAAATAAAGATTTCGAATTTAACAATATTATCGGACAATGCCCTACCATGAGGCAAATTGTCGACACGGTTATGAGGGTAGCAAAAGGGAATTCTCCAGCGCTTATTCGGGGTGAGAGTGGTACGGGAAAGGAACTTATTGCCCGGGCAATACACGTGCAAAGTTCAAGAAATGCCAAGCCCTTTATCGCTGTAAGTTGCCCCAACTTGCATGATAACCTGTTAGAGAGTGAATTGTTTGGACATGAAAAGGGTGCATTTACCAATGCAACCGATAAAAAAACAGGACGTTTCGAATTGGCAAATGGTGGCACTATATTTCTGGATGAAATCAGCGAGATGAGTTTAGCAAACCAGGCAAAACTTTTACGGGTTTTGCAGGAATATGAATTTGTGCGGGTTGGAGGCACGAAGACAATAAACATTGATGTCCGGTTAATTGCAGCCACCAATGTCGACCTTAAAACTGCAATTGCGAAAGGCACATTCCGTGAGGATTTATTTTACCGGATAAATGTTGTCCCTATAGATTTACCCCCCTTAAGGGAGAGGAAAGAAGATATCCCGCTTCTGATAAATCATTATTTCCAAAAATATAAAAAGGAATTCCACTCCAAAGCAAAAAGAATTCACCCATCAGCAATGAAGCTGTTAGAAAATTACTTATGGCCAGGGAATATAAGAGAATTGAAAAATGTTATCGAAAGAGTACTTACCCTTTATGGAGACAGTGATGTCATTCTTGGTGAACACCTTCCTTTGGAAATCAGAAAAGAATTTAATTATCCTACCTCACATAATCTAACCAATCCAGTTGAATTATCGGGAATTGAATCACTTGATGAGATCGTCTCTCGTATAGAAAAAGAAATCATAGAAAAAGCCCTTCAAAAAGCAAACGGCAGACAAACCAGAGCTGCGCAATTCCTAAAAACAACACGAAGAATATTAAAATATAAGATGAGCAAATTGGGAATAACAACGTAA
- the bioB gene encoding biotin synthase BioB, which yields MNDKIKKIAHRSLQNEPVSRDDALFLMGIEGDEVYDVFYWANQIRLQYFGHDINTCSIVSAKQGKCTEDCSFCSQSARYQTSIDAFPFVSTNKILDGAQYAEQTGSSSLGIVTSGYSIGNPHELDKICEAIKTVVQNTGIHPHGSFGTLTKETAVSLVKSGLRRINHNLETSERFFPKVCSTHTFIDRVNTIHAAKEAGLEICSGAIFGIGEEREDRIHLLFTLKDLDVDVVPLNFLYPISGTPLENSASLVPREALKIISVFRFVLPDKEIKIAGGREKNLRDLQSWMFYAGANSTMIGNYLTTKGRKIEDDLQMIKDLELELKIS from the coding sequence ATGAATGATAAAATAAAAAAAATTGCGCATCGTTCCTTACAGAATGAACCTGTCAGTCGCGATGATGCCTTGTTTCTTATGGGAATAGAGGGCGATGAGGTTTATGATGTATTTTATTGGGCTAATCAGATACGTTTGCAGTATTTTGGGCATGATATAAATACCTGCTCTATTGTCAGTGCAAAACAGGGTAAATGCACAGAGGATTGTAGTTTCTGTTCTCAATCTGCCCGTTATCAAACGAGCATTGATGCCTTTCCATTCGTAAGTACAAATAAGATACTCGATGGCGCCCAATATGCGGAACAGACGGGTTCAAGCTCTCTTGGTATCGTTACCAGCGGATATAGTATCGGTAATCCTCATGAGCTTGATAAGATTTGCGAGGCAATAAAAACTGTTGTTCAGAATACCGGTATCCATCCGCATGGTTCTTTTGGAACGCTGACAAAAGAAACAGCAGTATCTTTAGTGAAAAGTGGACTCAGAAGGATCAATCACAACCTGGAGACATCTGAAAGGTTTTTTCCAAAGGTATGTTCAACACACACGTTTATTGACCGGGTAAATACTATCCATGCCGCGAAGGAGGCTGGATTAGAAATATGCAGTGGCGCAATCTTCGGTATTGGAGAAGAGAGAGAAGACCGTATTCATCTGTTGTTTACCCTGAAAGATTTGGATGTCGATGTTGTTCCTTTAAATTTCTTATATCCGATCTCTGGTACGCCATTGGAAAATAGCGCCTCTTTGGTACCGAGGGAGGCATTGAAGATTATTTCTGTATTTCGATTCGTTTTGCCTGATAAGGAAATTAAAATCGCGGGTGGTCGTGAAAAGAATCTGCGTGATTTACAATCATGGATGTTTTATGCAGGCGCTAATAGTACAATGATTGGAAACTATCTGACTACAAAGGGAAGAAAGATAGAAGATGATTTGCAGATGATAAAAGATCTTGAATTGGAATTGAAAATATCATAG